A stretch of the Desulfovermiculus halophilus DSM 18834 genome encodes the following:
- a CDS encoding ATP-binding protein has protein sequence DLVAQRYEHASTIITSNLDFQEWDRAFENKLLGSATIDRLRHDAYLVYLDGPSYRKPKPNQALKKEVEKSQKSA, from the coding sequence ACGATCTCGTGGCCCAAAGATATGAACATGCATCCACCATCATTACAAGCAACCTTGATTTCCAGGAATGGGACCGGGCCTTTGAAAACAAGCTTTTGGGATCAGCTACCATCGATAGACTCCGGCATGATGCCTACCTGGTCTATTTGGATGGGCCCAGCTACAGGAAACCAAAGCCAAACCAAGCTCTCAAAAAAGAGGTGGAAAAAAGCCAAAAATCAGCCTAA
- a CDS encoding glycosyltransferase family 4 protein → MKHPISILHIITGLSTGGAETMLFKLLSGMDKSKFDNQVVSLLERGPVADKIEALGIPVQSLCMPRGIPDPRGVWKMGRLIRKAKPDVIQTWMYHADLMGGLAAKSVSKAPVIWGIHHSNLDPKHNKKTTIWTVKLCSNLSTLVPERIVCCSNASEQVHANAGYYQDKMIVIPNGFDLKSFGPNRPARASVRQELGLAQDALLLGMVARFDPQKDHDNLVRAASHLKDGGIDAFFVLCGNNINENNPTLQNWLKEAGLIDRFFLLGPRDDIPRINAALDIACLSSIGEGFPNVLGEAMACEVPCVATDVGDSAAIIGDTGRIVPPKDPEEFAQACKELIDLGAESRAQLGKAARQRVETHFELGKVVRQYEDLYRAII, encoded by the coding sequence ATGAAACATCCTATTTCAATCCTACACATCATCACTGGCCTTTCAACAGGTGGTGCTGAGACAATGCTCTTTAAACTTTTATCTGGCATGGATAAAAGTAAATTTGACAATCAGGTGGTTTCACTGCTGGAGAGAGGACCTGTAGCAGACAAAATTGAAGCCTTGGGCATCCCGGTTCAATCCTTGTGTATGCCTAGGGGGATTCCTGATCCCAGAGGTGTGTGGAAGATGGGGCGTTTGATCCGCAAGGCAAAACCTGATGTGATCCAGACTTGGATGTATCACGCTGACTTAATGGGTGGCCTTGCTGCTAAATCTGTCAGCAAGGCTCCTGTCATCTGGGGGATACATCATAGCAACCTAGACCCAAAACACAATAAAAAAACAACAATATGGACGGTTAAGCTTTGCTCAAATCTGTCCACCTTAGTTCCTGAGCGTATTGTTTGCTGTTCTAATGCATCTGAGCAGGTACATGCGAACGCTGGCTATTACCAAGATAAAATGATTGTCATTCCAAATGGATTTGATCTAAAATCTTTTGGGCCAAATAGACCTGCAAGGGCTTCTGTTCGTCAAGAGCTGGGGCTAGCACAAGATGCACTGCTCCTGGGTATGGTTGCCAGGTTTGATCCCCAAAAAGATCATGACAATCTTGTTCGGGCTGCTTCACATTTAAAAGATGGAGGAATTGACGCTTTTTTTGTTTTATGCGGCAATAACATTAATGAAAACAATCCAACCCTTCAAAATTGGCTCAAAGAAGCCGGTCTTATCGACCGGTTTTTTCTTTTAGGTCCGAGAGATGATATCCCCAGAATAAATGCTGCATTGGATATTGCGTGTTTATCCTCAATTGGTGAAGGGTTCCCTAATGTATTGGGCGAGGCAATGGCCTGCGAAGTGCCTTGCGTGGCAACAGATGTGGGGGATTCTGCAGCAATTATAGGTGATACTGGGAGGATTGTCCCGCCCAAAGACCCAGAGGAATTCGCCCAAGCCTGTAAGGAATTGATTGATCTGGGTGCTGAGAGCCGGGCTCAGCTTGGCAAAGCAGCTCGACAAAGAGTTGAAACGCACTTTGAGCTGGGGAAAGTTGTGAGGCAGTACGAGGACTTATATCGAGCAATCATATAG
- a CDS encoding glycosyltransferase — protein MQLDKKISFYLPSLRGGGAERSMLNLAQGFANRGYLVDLVLAKAEGPYLSLVPDNVQIVDLRASRVLKSLPGLVCYLRREQPQAMLSAMGHANLIALWAKRISNVPVRLGVTIRNTTSISIKHGNYIRSKMILLFSKWFYESADSIIAVSKGVADDLSQFACIHRTKISVIYNPVVTNDLMEKAKEVPEHPWFNDQYPPVVLGVGRLSKQKDFGSLINAFALVREKKSARLVILGEGDERANLETQIDDLGLEHYADLPGFVDNPFAYMSRACVFVLSSAWEGLPGVLIQAMACGVPVVSTDCPSGPREILEEGKWGKLIPVGDIYQMANAIESALNGDKVDARERAIFFNEETIVDEYIHVLNLENR, from the coding sequence ATGCAACTAGATAAGAAAATTTCCTTTTATCTTCCCTCTCTGAGAGGCGGTGGTGCCGAGAGAAGCATGCTAAACTTGGCTCAAGGATTCGCTAATCGTGGGTATCTAGTAGATTTGGTTTTGGCAAAAGCAGAAGGCCCATATTTGTCATTGGTTCCAGATAATGTACAAATAGTAGACTTGAGGGCATCCCGTGTTTTAAAATCGTTGCCAGGACTTGTATGTTATTTACGTAGAGAACAACCTCAAGCAATGCTTTCAGCTATGGGACATGCAAACTTAATTGCTCTTTGGGCTAAAAGAATATCCAATGTACCTGTACGATTAGGAGTTACTATACGTAACACAACAAGCATTTCAATAAAACATGGTAATTATATTCGAAGTAAAATGATTTTATTATTTTCTAAATGGTTTTATGAATCTGCAGATTCAATTATAGCAGTTTCAAAAGGTGTAGCAGATGATTTATCCCAATTCGCTTGCATTCATAGGACAAAAATATCTGTTATCTATAATCCTGTTGTGACAAATGACTTAATGGAAAAGGCAAAAGAAGTGCCTGAGCATCCCTGGTTCAATGACCAATATCCGCCTGTAGTTCTTGGAGTTGGCCGTCTTTCTAAGCAAAAAGATTTTGGCTCCCTGATCAATGCGTTTGCTTTGGTTCGAGAAAAAAAATCAGCGCGATTAGTTATACTTGGTGAGGGAGATGAGCGGGCCAACCTGGAAACACAAATTGATGATCTAGGACTTGAACATTATGCAGACCTTCCTGGATTTGTGGATAATCCTTTTGCATATATGAGTCGAGCTTGTGTATTTGTACTTTCTTCTGCTTGGGAGGGATTACCAGGGGTCTTGATACAGGCTATGGCTTGTGGCGTTCCAGTCGTATCAACTGATTGCCCCAGTGGCCCAAGGGAAATTTTGGAAGAGGGGAAATGGGGGAAGTTGATACCTGTTGGTGATATATATCAGATGGCTAATGCAATTGAATCTGCTTTAAACGGAGACAAAGTTGATGCGCGGGAAAGGGCCATTTTTTTTAATGAAGAAACGATAGTTGATGAATATATACATGTTCTTAATTTAGAAAATCGCTAA
- a CDS encoding O-antigen ligase family protein, translating into MLNYFLNILVFLYVLFAFVLTPVPGLSTITNIILILLLVNLALRSFKLGLYGLNEIWFFFPIFCYMFATILWSTHQHSALISFISFSTAYLGGIAVYISLRNGGNIKSIYYGSLLASFILVYSAITTDIIITNTATNFRAAGISGNPNLMGLCLITCAFFIYSLGKKHIFNNIYPITIILFAIYTTGSRKIIIVIPFIIIYIILSKYKNIQYTKSMFLKLRKYTALLIIIPLISYIAISVTESSFAWERMLKFIEGNDSSSSVRIAMIEEGISLWKEAPIFGHGINQYRYFSFWDTYSHNNYIEIMVSSGIIGFILYYLVYFKILKYLLKSKNNEHMLLYVLMFVLLLVWEFALVSYQEKYVWIFLGISFWIAHYSKSSLILSK; encoded by the coding sequence ATGTTAAATTATTTTTTAAATATTCTTGTTTTTCTTTATGTTTTATTTGCATTTGTGCTAACACCTGTGCCTGGATTATCAACAATAACTAATATAATATTAATTTTATTGCTGGTTAATCTTGCTCTAAGATCTTTCAAATTAGGTTTGTATGGTTTAAATGAAATTTGGTTCTTTTTCCCTATATTTTGTTATATGTTTGCAACCATACTTTGGAGCACACATCAACATAGCGCATTAATATCTTTTATTTCCTTTTCAACAGCGTACTTAGGTGGAATTGCTGTATATATATCCTTGCGAAATGGAGGAAACATAAAAAGCATATATTATGGATCATTATTAGCATCTTTTATACTTGTGTATTCAGCTATAACTACTGATATTATCATTACAAATACTGCAACAAATTTTAGAGCTGCTGGAATTTCTGGCAATCCTAATCTTATGGGGCTATGTCTCATTACATGTGCATTTTTTATTTATTCCCTTGGTAAAAAACATATATTTAATAATATATATCCTATTACGATCATTTTATTCGCTATATATACTACTGGGAGCAGAAAGATAATAATTGTCATACCTTTTATCATTATATATATTATTTTGAGTAAATACAAGAATATTCAATACACAAAATCCATGTTTTTAAAACTGCGTAAGTATACTGCATTACTTATAATTATACCTTTGATATCATACATCGCAATTAGTGTTACTGAAAGTAGTTTTGCATGGGAAAGAATGCTGAAATTTATTGAGGGGAACGATTCCAGCAGTAGTGTCAGGATCGCTATGATTGAAGAAGGAATAAGTCTTTGGAAGGAGGCTCCAATATTTGGCCATGGAATCAATCAGTATAGATATTTTTCTTTTTGGGATACTTACTCCCACAACAATTATATAGAAATAATGGTATCATCTGGAATAATAGGATTTATATTATACTACTTAGTATATTTTAAAATTTTAAAATACCTACTGAAAAGCAAAAATAATGAACATATGTTGCTTTATGTCTTGATGTTTGTGTTGCTATTAGTATGGGAATTTGCATTAGTATCATATCAAGAAAAATACGTATGGATATTTTTAGGTATATCTTTTTGGATAGCGCATTATAGTAAAAGTAGTCTTATACTAAGTAAATAA
- a CDS encoding ATP-grasp domain-containing protein codes for MIAIHHRPGSFSDKWIEYCDEHNVPYKLVDCYASDIIDQIKDCQGLMWHWAHYDHKAQLFARQLTYSLEMIGKKVFPDSKTCWHYDDKVGQKYLLETIGAPLVPSYVFYDQDTALTWADQATYPKVFKLRNGAGSGNVKLVSDKHRAKQLIKKAFGRGFKASSRINLFKDRLWHFRRDKSLSSMLNISKGVGRLFIPTPTEQNFPLEKNYTYFQDFVPNNEFDDRLVVIGNRCFCIRRHTRDDDFRASGSGKFEYDVGLFPRESISLAFKLTGILKMQSCAIDVIYTSSGKPMIVEISYAYVAKSYENCHGFFDHNLQWYDQPVLPQQFMIEDFLYNVSHFKSK; via the coding sequence ATGATAGCCATCCATCACCGCCCGGGAAGCTTTAGTGACAAGTGGATAGAATACTGCGATGAGCACAACGTTCCTTACAAGCTTGTGGATTGTTATGCCTCAGACATTATTGACCAGATTAAAGATTGCCAAGGTCTTATGTGGCACTGGGCGCATTATGATCATAAGGCGCAGCTTTTTGCCAGACAACTTACGTATTCGCTGGAGATGATTGGCAAAAAAGTTTTCCCGGACAGCAAAACCTGCTGGCATTATGATGATAAGGTGGGACAGAAATATCTGTTGGAGACTATTGGAGCCCCACTTGTTCCGAGTTATGTGTTTTATGACCAGGATACCGCCCTGACCTGGGCGGACCAGGCTACCTATCCGAAAGTATTTAAACTCAGGAATGGTGCCGGCTCAGGCAATGTGAAGCTGGTTTCGGACAAACACAGAGCAAAGCAATTGATCAAAAAAGCTTTTGGCAGGGGTTTCAAAGCTTCAAGTCGGATTAATCTATTTAAAGACCGTCTTTGGCACTTCAGGCGGGATAAGTCTTTATCTTCTATGTTGAATATCAGCAAGGGGGTGGGACGGCTGTTTATCCCCACGCCAACAGAGCAAAATTTTCCTCTTGAAAAGAACTACACCTATTTTCAAGATTTTGTTCCCAATAATGAGTTTGATGACAGGTTGGTGGTTATCGGAAATCGGTGTTTTTGTATTAGACGGCATACTAGAGATGACGACTTTAGAGCTTCTGGTAGTGGTAAATTTGAATATGATGTCGGTTTGTTTCCTAGAGAAAGTATTAGCTTGGCATTTAAGCTCACCGGAATTTTAAAAATGCAATCTTGTGCGATAGATGTGATATATACTTCTTCTGGAAAGCCTATGATTGTTGAAATATCATACGCTTACGTAGCCAAGTCGTATGAAAATTGTCATGGTTTTTTTGATCATAATCTACAATGGTATGATCAACCCGTGCTTCCTCAGCAATTCATGATTGAAGATTTTTTATATAATGTATCACATTTTAAATCTAAATAA